In a genomic window of Pontibacter liquoris:
- a CDS encoding DUF4136 domain-containing protein gives MNKRIICILLFWLIVAAGCTPKIVITSEPAPDFHLARYRTFAFYEVAASGTGLEENDKPKVALLQNEIARQLQARGLQQVTQNPDLLVNIGIVVEEKVQTRQTNFVTDPPTYIGQRRYTWKSKEVEVGRYKTGTVTLDLVNPDRNELVWQGTAESILQEKDKKLQEQVAKGIQELISRVPQ, from the coding sequence ATGAACAAGCGCATAATATGTATCCTGCTTTTCTGGTTGATCGTAGCAGCGGGTTGCACACCTAAAATAGTGATCACCTCCGAGCCGGCGCCTGATTTTCACCTGGCCCGTTACCGGACCTTTGCCTTTTATGAGGTAGCCGCATCGGGTACTGGCCTGGAGGAAAACGATAAGCCAAAGGTGGCGCTGCTGCAAAACGAGATCGCCAGGCAGCTGCAGGCCCGCGGGCTACAACAGGTAACTCAAAATCCGGATCTACTGGTAAACATTGGTATTGTAGTGGAGGAGAAGGTGCAGACGCGCCAGACCAATTTCGTCACAGATCCGCCTACCTATATCGGGCAGCGCCGGTATACCTGGAAAAGCAAAGAGGTGGAAGTGGGCCGCTATAAAACAGGCACTGTCACCCTCGACCTGGTAAACCCCGACCGCAACGAACTGGTATGGCAGGGCACCGCCGAAAGCATTCTGCAGGAGAAAGATAAAAAGCTGCAGGAGCAAGTGGCCAAAGGCATACAGGAACTCATCAGCCGCGTACCGCAATAA